From a region of the Lactuca sativa cultivar Salinas chromosome 4, Lsat_Salinas_v11, whole genome shotgun sequence genome:
- the LOC111911350 gene encoding pentatricopeptide repeat-containing protein At2g13600, which yields MNNSLHSLRCLLEKCSKNENLITQIHAHATTLGLFRTQQHFACKLLNIYAKKLNNPTKAQGIFDQIHNPDIVSWTCLMSLYLQNQQPLKTLSLFSHMIVSTGLNPDGHCIVAALSACGSAKNLVVGKIVHGMVLRYELGGEEPIVSNALIDLYCRNGQIGLARRVFESMVAKDVASWTSLLNGHIICGDIVSAGQVFDEMPVRNVISWTAMIVGYVRSKNVIHGLKLFREMRSDYIHPTSITIVAVLSGCADVGALDFGGSLHGYINKISNLITDVSVNNALIDMYCKGGNLELATRVFMKMHKKDVFSWTSMISGLALHGKGRSTLKVFNDMVSSGMTPNDITFLSVLSACGHGGLIKEGMSLFTKMVDDYGLKPTMKHYGCMVDLVCRAGDLKEALRLIDMMPFEPDAVIWRSVLSGCMMKRDVGLAEIVAKKIVELEPYDDGVYILVWNLYRLTNKWEDALKTRKVMRSQKIKKQPGCSWIEINGVVHEFTAETTIHYDFMHTILQVLGE from the exons ATGAACAACAGTTTGCATTCTCTGAGATGCTTACTAGAAAAATGTAGCAAAAACGAGAATCTAATCACCCAAATCCACGCTCATGCCACAACTCTAGGTCTCTTTCGCACTCAACAACATTTCGCGTGTAAGCTACTCAACATATATGCCAAGAAGTTAAACAATCCAACCAAAGCTCAGGGGATCTTTGATCAGATTCATAACCCAGATATAGTTTCATGGACTTGTCTCATGTCTCTTTACTTGCAAAACCAACAACCCTTGAAAACGCTCTCTTTATTTTCTCACATGATCGTGTCAACGGGGTTGAACCCAGACGGGCATTGCATAGTGGCTGCACTTTCAGCTTGTGGGTCTGCTAAGAATCTAGTGGTTGGGAAGATAGTTCATGGGATGGTGTTGAGATATGAGTTGGGTGGTGAAGAACCCATTGTTTCCAATGCTCTGATTGATCTCTACTGTCGAAATGGTCAAATAGGTTTAGCAAGGAGAGTGTTTGAATCCATGGTAGCCAAAGACGTTGCTTCCTGGACGAGTTTGCTAAATGGCCATATCATATGTGGTGATATTGTTTCTGCTGGccaagtgttcgatgaaatgcctgtGAGAAATGTCATCTCCTGGACTGCCATGATAGTGGGCTATGTCCGAAGCAAAAACGTTATCCATGGATTAAAACTGTTTAGGGAGATGAGAAGTGATTACATTCATCCTACTTCAATCACAATAGTAGCTGTTCTTTCCGGTTGTGCAGATGTTGGTGCCCTTGATTTTGGTGGATCATTACATGGATACATTAACAAGATATCAAATCTTATCACTGATGTATCAGTGAACAATGCTTTGATAGATATGTATTGTAAAGGTGGAAACCTCGAATTGGCCACAAGGGTATTCATGAAAATGCATAAAAAAGATGTTTTTTCTTGGACAAGTATGATTTCAGGATTAGCTCTTCATGGGAAAGGAAGATCAACCCTTAAAGTGTTTAATGATATGGTATCAAGTGGAATGACCCCAAACGATATTACCTTTTTATCAGTTCTATCAGCTTGTGGTCATGGAGGACTAATTAAGGAAGGAATGTCTCTTTTTACCAAAATGGTTGATGATTATGGTTTAAAACCAACAATGAAACACTATGGTTGTATGGTGGATCTTGTTTGTAGGGCAGGGGATTTAAAAGAAGCACTCAGGTTGATTGACATGATGCCTTTTGAACCAGATGCTGTTATCTGGAGATCTGTTTTGAGTGGTTGTATGATGAAAAGAGATGTAGGGTTAGCTGAAATTGTAGCAAAGAAAATAGTGGAATTAGAACCTTATGATGATGGAGTGTATATTCTTGTTTGGAATTTATATCGGTTAACAAACAAGTGGGAAGATGCATTAAAGACAAGAAAGGTTATGAGAAGTCAAAAGATTAAGAAACAGCCTGGGTGTAGTTGGATCGAGATTAATGGTGTTGTTCATGAATTTACTGCAGAGACCACAATTCATTATGATTTTATGCATACTATTTTACAAGTTTTAG GTGAATGA
- the LOC111911342 gene encoding uncharacterized protein LOC111911342: protein MLEAVGQFGRGAPPQTRYEMGETYLKKEVERTINLLTPYKDEWKSNGCLIMTDAWSDRKKRNIMNLCVNSKTRTVFLSSKESSDEAHTSEHMHEYVESCIKEVSPENVVQIVTDSNNMGVTKLLKEKRPTIFWTSCATHTLNLMLESIGGLPRYKKILDHAKTLMVFIYAHHKTLAMTRHVTKKRDIVRPGVTLSNTFKGKAAYNIVINATFWTDVALCLKVFAPLVKVLRMVDVDRKLSMGFVYGELQNAKQEIINALGNNKKNNPEIQNDIDVTDEIVDFVDTIHPGDHSLQNHIVIVELPVYMGKQEKIIEKLQLKDVRYIQRKEID, encoded by the exons ATGTTGGAGGCCGTTGGCCAATTTGGACGTGGGGCACCACCTCAAACTAGATATGAGATGGGAGAAACATATTTAAAGAAAGAAGTAGAAAGAACAATAAATTTGTTGACACCATACAAAGACGAATGGAAATCTAATGGATGCTTGATTATGACGGACGCATGGTCCGATAGAAAGAAAAGGAACATCATGAACTTATGTGTTAATTCAAAGACGAGGACCGTTTTTTTGTCATCTAAAGAATCATCAGATGAAGCTCACACAAGTGAACACATGCATGAGTATGTTGAAAGTTGCATCAAAGAAGTTAGCCCTGAGAATGTGGTTCAAATTGTGACAGACTCAAATAATATGGGAGTGACCAAGTTGTTAAAGGAAAAAAGACCAACTATTTTTTGGACATCTTGTGCAACACATACCCTCAATCTTATGCTTGAAA gtATTGGTGGACTACCTAGGTATAAGAAAATTCTCGACCATGCAAAAACACTCATGGTGTTTATTTATGCTCATCATAAAACTTTGGCCATGACGAGACACGTTACCAAGAAAAGAGATATTGTGCGACCGGGAGTCAC ACTTAGCAACACCTTTAAAGGGAAAGCCGCATATAACATAGTGATAAATGCCACATTTTGGACTGATGTAGCATTATGTTTAAAGGTTTTTGCCCCTTTGGTCAAAGTTCTTCGCATGGTTGATGTGGATCGAAAGCTATCAATGGGTTTTGTATATGGTGAGCTTCAAAATGCAAAACAAGAAATTATTAATGCTTTGGGCAACAATAAAAAAAAC AATCCGGAGATCCAAAATGATATTGATGTGACCGATGAGATTGTTGATTTTGTCGATACAATACATCCAGGAGATCATTCTTTGCAAAACCATATCGTGATAGTTGAGTTGCCGGTTTACATGGGTAAACAAGAAAAAATAATCGAGAAATTACAATTAAAGGATGTGAG GTACATACAAAGAAAAGAAATAGATTAG